In Desulfofustis limnaeus, the genomic stretch GTATATCCTGCTGAATATCAGATATGGAGAAGGTTTTATCTGGCCATCACTGGTGTCCCAACGTTGATTGAAGATCAGCGATTAACTGTTTGATAATAATATATATTTCAAACAAAATGCCGGTTAACGATTTGAAATTCGCAGCTCTCTGCGTTACTCCCTCTCAAACTACCAAGAGGGGGGCCGGCAATGAACTCAGGCAAATTGGTCTTCTCGCAAGTGATCGATCACTTGCCCCTGCATCATCTGCGTCAGTGTATTTCTCGCTACCGCGGCAATCGCAAAGTCAAGCAGTTCAGCTGCTACGACCAATATCTCAGCATGGTATTCGCTCAACTCACCTATCGGGAAAGTCTACGCGATATCGAAGCCTGTCTTCGAGCCCAAAAAAGCAAGTTGTATCATATGGGCATCCGCGGCGGTATATCGAGAAACACCCTCGCCAATGCCAACAAGGTAAGAGACTGGCGCATCTATGCCGACTTTGCTCAAGTTCTTATCGCCATTGCTCGAAACCTCTACAGCAAAGACGATTTCGGGATCGAATTGGACGAAACGGTCTACGCGCTCGATTCCACTACCATCGATCTCAGTCTCACAACATTTCCTTGGGCCCATTTCCGTTCAACCAAAGCAGCCGTCAAGCTTCATACGCTGTTGGATCTGCGTGGCAATATCCCGACATTTCTGTCGATCAGCGATGGCAAAGTGCACGATGTCAACATCTTGGACGAACTGATCCCCGAGCCAGGCAGCTTTTATGTCATGGATCGTGGCTATCTGGACTTTTCTCGTCTTTATGCCCTGAACCAGTGGGCCTCCTTTTTTGTCATTCGAGCAAAATCAAACTTCAGATTCGCTCGCATCTATTCTCACCACGTGGACAAGGATACCGGCTTGCGGTGCGATCAGACGGTTCGTCTCACTGGTTTCTATTCGGCCAAGGATTATCCGGCCCCCTTGCGCCGAGTGAAGTTTTACGATGCCGAAACCGACAACATCCTCGTTTTTCTGACCAACAACTTTACCCTCCCTGCACAGACCATCGCCGATCTTTATCGGTGCCGCTGGCAGGTGGAGCTGTTTTTCAAATGGATCAAGCAGCACCTGCGAATAAAATCGTTTTTCGGCACCTCAGAGAATGCGGTCAAAACCCAGATCTGGATAGCTGTTTCAGTATACGTTGCCGTAGCGATCATCAAAAAACAGTATCGAATTGAGGCCAGCCTGTACACAATGCTACAGATTTTGAGCGTAACCGTATTTGAAAAAGTTCCACTATTACAAGTGCTTGATCAAGGCGATCACAAATCCACCCCGAGCGATACGGGCAAGCAGTTAAGATTATTCGATTAAACGTTGGGACACTAGTGTCTGGCCATATGAATCTAGTACTCCGACGTATTTGAGAAATGCTGGAACGCATTGGACATGGGCTGAGCAAAACTCAAGGGGAGCTTGCACAATTCGAAAATTCGTTCAAGATCGAGGCGCGTAAGATCATTTTACCGCAGGCATATAAATGATATTGCGAGGATAAAATGTGATTGCGCAACGATGAGATTGGGCGAAATGGCAATTTTCGGGATCCCCTCAATTGCTATAATTGTCGATCTGATAGAGCAAAAACCGTTCACTGATTTTGTTTCTTCAGTTCTTCGTCAATATAACGCTGAATATAGCGTCTGCCGTTGGCTATCGAGGTGACTGTCCAGACAGCCACCAGGGCGCCGATGCCGAGGAAGAGCGGGCCCGCTTTGGGGAGCAGCAGGCTGGCGCAGAGGAGAACCGCGAGGCCGATGCCGGCGAATTTCAAGGCCCGGACACGGGCCTGCCGAATCACGTCTTGAGCTGCTTGCTCGGTCGTAATATTGCTCCGCCGCAGCGCCTCGCGCATGGTTTCATAGGCAAGCTGGTGTCGCCGCTCCATGCGGCCGAAAGGATCATTCAGTTTCATGGTGCACCTTTTTCTCACGCCAAGATCGGCGCAGCTATCGCGGTTGATCGGGCCGTCTATGCTGCCGCTGGCAGACTGGCCCGCCTTCGCAAGGCCCATGGTCACGCCTCTTTGCCGATGACGCAGGAGCCGTGATCTGCTACCTTAGTCGAAAATGGGAAAAACCGCCACCAACGAGGTCTCCGTTCTCTATTCGCCGCTCCCATGAAACGCTTGCTGCCGCTCCTCTGGATCGCCCTTTTCTGCGTCTCGTGTGAAAACACCAATCTCCTGCTGCTCACCGACGCAGCCGGCGATGCGGTCGCCGCCGCAACCCTGACCGACGAGCAGATGCTCGATTTCTCCCGGCAGGCGGTCCAATCGCTCGATACCGAGCATCAGATCGCCCCGCAGACATCGTCCCACCACCGCCGCCTGCAGCGGCTGACCGCCGAACACGAAGAACACGACGGGCTGGCCTTCAATTATCGGGTGTACCTCTCCGACCAGATCAACGCCTTCGCGCTGGCCGACGGCTCAATCAGGGTCTACAGCGGGCTGATGGAGTTGATGACCGACGAGGAACTGCTTTTCATCATCGGCCACGAGATGGGCCATGTGGTACAGGAGCACTCCCGACGAAAGGTGGCCATGGCCTACGCCTCGCGCGCCTTGCGTAAGGGCCTTGCCTCTCAGGACAACGAAGTCGGCCAGATCGCCCGCTCGATTCTCGGCGGACTCGCCGAACAACTGGCCAATGCCCAGTTCTCTCAGCACGAGGAACGGCAGGCCGACGACTACGGCCTGCTATTCCTGAAACACGCGGGGCGTGACCCGGCTGCCGCCGTCTCGGCGCTGGAAAAGCTCGCCGAGATGGCCCGCCGCCACACCATTCTGTCCAGTCATCCCGATCCGGAGAGTCGAGCCAGACGGCTGGCGCAAGGTGGAGATCAGTTGGAAGATAAATCCGGCTCCTGGCTGTCGGCTATCCTCTCCTTCAGCGTGACCGTGATAACTTGGTTTCTCGGGCTGCTCGGCTCACTGCTGCAGTGGCTCGGATTACTGCTCTGAGGAGAACCAGCGCCATGAAGTCGTTTTGCGTCGCCATTGACACCACCGGAGGCAAACCAAACGTCCGCCGGATTCCTCCGGGTCTCGGCACCACACCGACAAAACCGGCAAGAAAAATGACCAACAGCCATGACTGAACAGCACTGGATGGAGGCCACCGAGCAGCCCCTCGGCTCCTGGGCGGTGTTTATCGGAGAAAACGGCCCACTGACTGACAAGATCACCGGCCGTCTTCACATCACCAACCGCCACGTCTATTTCAAGACAGGCCTGCACCTCGAACCGCACGCCGGACTATTGACCGCCGGCGGCCGCTTCGATTATCACGCCGACGTCGTCCCGCCGTTCCAGATCCTTGACGAGGTGGTGAAGATCCCCAGGGACCGGATCAATCGGGTGTCCACTTCACGTCACCGATTCTTTCTGCAGTCACTGCACCTGCATCTCGACAACGGCGACGAGATCGTCTTCCGATTCGGCATTCACCCCGTCGGCCGAGCCGCCGCTTTGCTTGCCGGGCAGCCGTGACAAGCTTTCACGGTTCGCTTTTTCGCGTACGACAGAACATCGCGGCACTGGGGATCGCGCGGCACTGATCCACCCCGTTTTTTTCGTTGGCTCCCGATTGGCATTTTGTTACTATGCACAAAACAGACCAACCGTCCCGCGGTGGGACAACGCATCATGAGGACCGCGATGAAGATCATCAAAATCTGGGCCATCACCTTTTCCCCCACCCGCACCTCCAAGAAATCAATCGAGGCGCTGGCCGCGGGGATCACCGGTGTTCCGTGCGAAACCATTGACCTGACCTATCCCGGCAAGACACACCACCAGGAGTTCGGCCCAGACGAACTGGTTATTTTCGGCGTACCGGTTTACGCCGGTCGCGTCGCCCCCATGGCCGTCCAGCGTCTGGCCGCGCTCAAGGGTAACAATACCCCGGCGGTCGTCTCGGTAACCTACGGCAATCGAGCCTACGAAGACGCCTTGGTGGAACTTCGCGACCTGGCCCGCCAGACTTCGTTCAAGCCCATCAGCGCCTGCGCCTTCATCGGCGAACACTCCTACTCTGGGGCAGACACGCCGATCGCACCGGGTCGACCGGACTCGGCAGACCTGTCGGCCGC encodes the following:
- a CDS encoding IS4 family transposase, translating into MNSGKLVFSQVIDHLPLHHLRQCISRYRGNRKVKQFSCYDQYLSMVFAQLTYRESLRDIEACLRAQKSKLYHMGIRGGISRNTLANANKVRDWRIYADFAQVLIAIARNLYSKDDFGIELDETVYALDSTTIDLSLTTFPWAHFRSTKAAVKLHTLLDLRGNIPTFLSISDGKVHDVNILDELIPEPGSFYVMDRGYLDFSRLYALNQWASFFVIRAKSNFRFARIYSHHVDKDTGLRCDQTVRLTGFYSAKDYPAPLRRVKFYDAETDNILVFLTNNFTLPAQTIADLYRCRWQVELFFKWIKQHLRIKSFFGTSENAVKTQIWIAVSVYVAVAIIKKQYRIEASLYTMLQILSVTVFEKVPLLQVLDQGDHKSTPSDTGKQLRLFD
- a CDS encoding 4Fe-4S binding protein, which produces MKIIKIWAITFSPTRTSKKSIEALAAGITGVPCETIDLTYPGKTHHQEFGPDELVIFGVPVYAGRVAPMAVQRLAALKGNNTPAVVSVTYGNRAYEDALVELRDLARQTSFKPISACAFIGEHSYSGADTPIAPGRPDSADLSAAASFGSLIGAKLAALATPDDTACPEIPGNVPYRDGVGPMPCTPTLLEDACTQCGTCVDSCPSGAVSLQERIIIDKSSCILCCACVKNCPEKALMIDFEPLNQRRRAMAEQLTQRREPELYL
- a CDS encoding M48 family metalloprotease, which translates into the protein MKRLLPLLWIALFCVSCENTNLLLLTDAAGDAVAAATLTDEQMLDFSRQAVQSLDTEHQIAPQTSSHHRRLQRLTAEHEEHDGLAFNYRVYLSDQINAFALADGSIRVYSGLMELMTDEELLFIIGHEMGHVVQEHSRRKVAMAYASRALRKGLASQDNEVGQIARSILGGLAEQLANAQFSQHEERQADDYGLLFLKHAGRDPAAAVSALEKLAEMARRHTILSSHPDPESRARRLAQGGDQLEDKSGSWLSAILSFSVTVITWFLGLLGSLLQWLGLLL